From the genome of Mustelus asterias chromosome 7, sMusAst1.hap1.1, whole genome shotgun sequence, one region includes:
- the LOC144495982 gene encoding zinc transporter ZIP6-like, protein MIPIARYPSLRFFLTCLVVFFGRGCCGHADHDAECTAMGEHGHPPFLDASTTGMDKYRAVFEQSYYLHKLFDQYGENGTLTVEGLEKLLCNIGVGGVRSMRTKHEHSDHVAKKHSLVAEGSIHHHCCPECRHIRVRIGLQTTPKETGNFPKHGHPSGQHTLGTTPPSPISAGDKSGTKRHTRPARSPPSAIPAMADTHLVAGLKAEIAATAGYSTDTAGEPPTEYSTHKDGKEAQRRNNPLENHIDKDSKGEECLNADRLLSSHGMTPQMTLNTEQFGYICPALLDQIESKACITRETQEKHAASSSAVAAWIGGFVSVTVISLLSLLGIIFMPLMNKTFFKFLLMFLVALAVGTLSGDAFLHLLPHSQSVHHHGVEDQNHLDSVWKGLTALGGLYFMFLIEHLITLIKLYKDKKKQKKSNQDDQEVETDRNAEPHESQHLSKDENPEMKQFADPGDSLVEPKDQSNLHSLDYSQNSLTPEQEVMIAHAHPEGNYNAYVPRGCENKCHSHFHDTIGNADDSHHHHHRYHHILHHHHHQNHHPQSHGHYYFQEDLKDAGIATLAWMVIMGDGLHNFSDGLAIGAAFTGGLSSGLSTSVAVFCHELPHELGDFAVLLKAGMTVKQAILYNILSALLGYLGMITGTAIGHYAENVSTWIFAVTAGLFLYVALVDMVPEMLHSDAGDHDYSHGAYFLLQNAGMLLGFGIMLLIAVFEHKILSIIRL, encoded by the exons ATGATTCCAATAGCGAGGTATCCATCTCTCCGATTTTTCTTGACCTGCCTGGTGGTTTTCTTTGGGAGAGGGTGCTGTGGCCATGCCGACCATGATGCTGAATGCACAGCGATGGGTGAACACGGCCATCCACCTTTCCTGGATGCATCCACCACGGGCATGGACAAGTACAGGGCGGTGTTTGAGCAGAGTTACTATCTGCACAAACTTTTCGACCAGTATGGAGAAAATGGCACCCTGACGGTGGAGGGTTTAGAGAAACTCCTGTGCAACATCGGAGTTGGTGGAGTTAGATCGATGCGAACTAAACACGAGCATTCTGATCACGTTGCAAAGAAACACTCGTTAGTGGCAGAAGGAAGCATTCATCACCACTGCTGTCCAGAATGCCGACATATTCGGGTGAGAATTGGCTTACAAACCACTCCCAAAGAAACTGGAAATTTTCCAAAGCATGGCCATCCATCAGGTCAGCACACACTGGGCACAACTCCACCATCACCAATCTCTGCTGGAGATAAATCTGGAACCAAAAGACACACAAGGCCAGCACGCAGTCCGCCGAGTGCGATCCCAGCTATGGCAGATACACATCTGGTAGCTGGGCTCAAAGCTGAAATTGCTGCGACTGCTGGTTACAGCACAGATACAGCCGGTGAGCCACCAACTGAATATTCTACTCACAAGGATGGTAAAGAGGCCCAGAGAAGAAATAATCCACTTGAAAACCACATCGATAAAGACTCAAAAGGAGAGGAG TGCCTGAATGCAGACAGGTTGCTCTCATCCCATGGAATGACCCCACAGATGACTCTGAACACAGAGCAGTTTGGGTACATTTGCCCAGCACTCCTGGATCAGATCGAGAGCAAGGCTTGCATCACACGTGAAACTCAAGAGAAACACGCAGCTTCTTCCTCTGCTGTGGCAG CTTGGATCGGTGGCTTTGTGTCCGTCACTGTCATCAGTTTGCTGTCCCTATTGGGTATAATCTTCATGCCTTTAATGAATAAAACATTCTTCAAGTTTCTCCTGATGTTTTTGGTTGCTTTAGCCGTTGGGACGCTTAGTGGGGATGCATTTTTACACCTCTTGCCACAT TCACAAAGTGTGCATCACCATGGTGTAGAAGACCAAAATCACTTGGATTCTGTTTGGAAAGGCCTCACTGCTCTTGGTGGCCTTTACTTTATGTTTCTAATTGAACATCTTATAACATTAATTAAACTGTACAAAGATAAAAAGAAG CAGAAGAAGTCTAATCAAGATGACCAGGAGGTGGAAACAGATAGAAATGCAGAACCCCACGAATCACAACATTTATCTAAGGATGAAAACCCAGAAATGAAACAATTTGCTG ATCCAGGCGACTCTCTGGTTGAACCTAAGGATCAGTCAAACCTTCACTCTCTAGACTACAGTCAGAACTCCCTGACTCCAGAGCAAGAAGTAATGATTGCCCACGCTCACCCTGAAGGCAATTACAATGCGTACGTGCCCAGGGGGTGCGAGAACAAATGCCACTCTCATTTCCACGACACCATAGGGAATGCCGACGACTCTCATCACCATCATCACCGCTATCACCACATTCTGCATCACCACCATCACCAGAACCACCACCCCCAAAGTCACGGCCACTACTACTTTCAGGAGGATTTGAAGGACGCAGGAATAGCAACTTTGGCTTGGATGGTGATCATGGGTGACGGACTCCATAACTTTAGTGATGGTCTGGCTATCG GAGCTGCTTTTACTGGAGGTTTGTCCAGTGGATTGAGTACATCTGTTGCTGTATTCTGTCATGAATTGCCGCATGAACTGG GTGATTTTGCCGTACTGTTGAAAGCTGGAATGACAGTGAAACAGGCTATCCTGTACAATATCCTCTCTGCCTTGCTGGGATACCTGGGTATGATAACTGGCACTGCCATTGGCCACTATGCTGAAAATGTCTCCACTTGGATCTTTGCTGTTACTGCCGGTTTGTTCTTGTATGTGGCCCTGGTTGATATG GTTCCTGAAATGCTTCACAGTGACGCTGGTGATCATGATTACAGCCATGGGGCATACTTCCTTTTACAGAATGCTGGGATGCTGCTGGGATTTGGCATCATGCTGCTGATTGCTGTCTTTGAACATAAAATTTTGTCAATCATAAGACTGTGA